Part of the Amycolatopsis sp. 195334CR genome is shown below.
CTGGCCGGGGCGATCACCGAGATCGGGCGCGGCAGGCCCGGCGGGAAGACCGGCCCGGCGATGCGGGGTGCGCTGCCCGCGGCGTTGTCCGACGACCCGGCCGAGGCGGTGCCCGCGCTGACCGCGTTGTGCGCCGGGATGTCCTCGCGGCCGGTCGACGGCCCGCTGGCGCAGTCGCTGCTCGGCACCAGCCTGTCGGTGCCGCCCGCGGTGCGCGCGGCGCTGTTCCGCCGGGACGTGGACAGCTCGGTGGTGCTCGGCGGGCTGGACGTGCCCGCGCTGGTGGTGCACGGCGTGGAGGACCAAGTGGTGGATCTCTCCGCCGGGGAGTACGCCGCCGGGAAGATTGCGGGGGCCCGGACGCGTTGGATGCCAGGGACAGGGCATCTCCCGTTCGTCGAGGCCGCCGCGGAGTTCAACTCCGCGCTCGCGCAGTTCGCCGGCGAGCGATTCGCCCACTGAGCTGCGCGGAGTGAACAAGGAGCGACCACGTGACGGTCTCGTTGCACAGGGCCACCCGCTGGCCACGCCGGGTTGCGGTGCTGTCGGTGCACACCTCGCCGCTGGAGCAGCCGGGCACCGGTGACGCCGGCGGGATGAACGTGTACGTCAGCCAGACCGCCACCGAGATGGCGCGCCGCGGGATCAGCGTGGAGGTGTTCACCCGCGCCACCTCCTCCGACCAGCCGCCGGTGGCCGAGCTGGTGCCGGGCGTGCTGGTGCGGCACGTGCCCGCCG
Proteins encoded:
- a CDS encoding alpha/beta fold hydrolase, whose protein sequence is MLTEVVGAGGVRLSLRVAGAANASAIVFVHGWAQSSLAWSPQLADPGLSGRYRLVGMDLRGHGGSDVPALGYDDPRAWAEDLAAVIDFAGAGAPVLLVGWSYGGLVITDYLRVHGTTNVAGIVLAGAITEIGRGRPGGKTGPAMRGALPAALSDDPAEAVPALTALCAGMSSRPVDGPLAQSLLGTSLSVPPAVRAALFRRDVDSSVVLGGLDVPALVVHGVEDQVVDLSAGEYAAGKIAGARTRWMPGTGHLPFVEAAAEFNSALAQFAGERFAH